Proteins found in one Pseudomonas marvdashtae genomic segment:
- a CDS encoding STAS domain-containing protein: MPLLYEIDDDTAQVQIEGELTIYTAADLAAQWLPRLGATPRMAVDLSQVTEMDGAGLQLLLMVQREAPKAGTELTVTGQSKAVTETLALCNLVA; the protein is encoded by the coding sequence ATGCCGCTGCTGTACGAAATAGACGATGACACTGCGCAGGTGCAGATCGAAGGCGAACTGACGATCTACACCGCCGCCGACCTCGCCGCGCAATGGCTGCCGCGACTGGGGGCAACGCCACGAATGGCGGTGGACCTGTCGCAGGTCACCGAGATGGACGGTGCCGGTTTGCAGCTGCTGCTGATGGTTCAGCGCGAAGCCCCCAAGGCCGGCACCGAACTGACGGTGACCGGCCAAAGCAAAGCTGTCACGGAAACACTCGCCCTGTGCAACCTGGTTGCCTAG
- a CDS encoding MATE family efflux transporter produces the protein MSAQPLWKTYLLFLAPMVLSNFLQSMSGTFNSIYIGQMLGTQALASVSGMFPIVFFFIALVIGLGAGAGVLIGQAYGAGETGTVKAIAGSTLLLGAIIGLVAAVLGSVFAREALQGLGTPDDVLEDAISYARVMMWILPMLLVFVLFTQLLRGVSDTLSPLLALLVSTSVGLMLTPALIRGWLGLPQMGIQSAAWAGLVGTATAMGMLVWRLNRRKHALAPDRALFAAMRLDRVILGKVLRIGLPTGLQMVVISLSELVILALVNSHGSQATAAYGAVTQIVNYVQFPALSIAITASILGAQAIGAGRLERLGPILRTGLLINVWLTGGLVLLGYLMSHWLLGLFITDPAARVQAEHLLHIMLWSLLVFGFQAIIGGIMRASGTVLVPVAISIFCILGVQVPAAYLLDAHFGLQGVWMAFPVAYLSMLLLQTLYYKRVWQHQRIERLV, from the coding sequence ATGTCTGCCCAGCCGCTCTGGAAAACCTACCTGCTGTTCCTGGCCCCTATGGTCCTGTCCAATTTCCTGCAATCGATGTCCGGCACGTTCAACAGCATCTACATCGGCCAGATGCTTGGCACGCAGGCGTTGGCCTCGGTGTCGGGCATGTTTCCCATCGTGTTTTTCTTCATCGCCCTGGTGATCGGTCTGGGCGCCGGCGCGGGGGTGTTGATCGGCCAGGCCTACGGCGCTGGCGAGACCGGCACGGTGAAAGCGATTGCCGGTTCGACGCTGTTGCTGGGGGCGATCATCGGGTTGGTGGCGGCAGTCCTTGGCAGTGTCTTCGCCCGTGAGGCCTTGCAAGGACTGGGGACGCCGGACGATGTGCTCGAAGATGCCATTTCCTATGCGCGCGTAATGATGTGGATCCTGCCGATGTTGCTGGTATTCGTGCTCTTCACCCAGCTGCTGCGCGGTGTGAGCGACACCCTGTCGCCGCTGCTGGCGTTACTGGTGTCCACCAGCGTCGGACTGATGCTGACGCCGGCGCTGATTCGCGGCTGGCTGGGATTGCCGCAGATGGGCATCCAGAGCGCGGCGTGGGCCGGGTTGGTGGGCACCGCGACGGCCATGGGCATGCTCGTGTGGCGCCTGAACCGCCGCAAGCATGCCCTGGCGCCGGACCGTGCGTTGTTCGCCGCGATGCGCCTGGACCGGGTAATTCTTGGCAAAGTGCTGCGCATCGGTTTGCCGACGGGGCTGCAGATGGTGGTGATTTCGCTGTCGGAGCTGGTGATCCTGGCGTTGGTCAACTCCCACGGCTCCCAGGCCACGGCCGCCTACGGCGCGGTGACGCAGATCGTCAATTACGTGCAGTTCCCGGCGCTGTCGATTGCCATCACCGCCTCGATCCTTGGCGCCCAGGCCATTGGCGCCGGGCGTCTGGAGCGGCTGGGGCCGATCCTGCGAACCGGGTTGTTGATCAATGTCTGGCTGACGGGTGGGCTGGTGCTGCTCGGGTACCTGATGTCCCATTGGCTGCTGGGGCTGTTCATCACCGATCCGGCGGCGCGGGTCCAGGCTGAACACTTGTTGCATATCATGCTCTGGAGCCTGTTGGTGTTCGGCTTCCAGGCAATCATCGGCGGCATCATGCGCGCCAGCGGCACGGTGCTGGTACCGGTGGCGATCTCGATTTTTTGCATCCTCGGCGTGCAAGTGCCAGCGGCCTACTTGCTGGACGCGCACTTCGGCCTGCAAGGGGTGTGGATGGCGTTTCCAGTGGCGTACCTGAGCATGCTGTTGTTGCAGACGCTGTATTACAAACGGGTCTGGCAGCATCAGCGGATCGAGCGTTTGGTCTAG
- a CDS encoding response regulator: MAKSVLVVDDSASVRQVVGIALKSAGYDVIEASDGKDALGKLNGQKVHLIISDVNMPNMDGITFVKEVKKLASYKFTPIIMLTTESQESKKQEGQAAGAKAWVVKPFQPAQMLAAVSKLILP, translated from the coding sequence ATGGCTAAAAGTGTATTGGTTGTCGACGACTCCGCGAGCGTCCGGCAGGTGGTCGGCATCGCGTTGAAAAGTGCCGGCTACGACGTCATCGAGGCCAGCGATGGCAAGGATGCGCTGGGCAAGCTCAACGGCCAGAAAGTGCACCTGATCATCAGCGACGTGAACATGCCGAACATGGACGGCATCACCTTCGTCAAGGAGGTCAAGAAGCTGGCCAGCTACAAGTTCACGCCGATCATCATGCTTACCACCGAATCCCAGGAATCGAAGAAGCAAGAGGGTCAGGCCGCAGGCGCCAAGGCCTGGGTGGTCAAGCCGTTCCAACCGGCGCAGATGCTGGCGGCGGTCTCCAAGCTGATTCTTCCTTGA
- a CDS encoding OBAP family protein, which yields MSGKIVHGTWAMLCAATVGLAGCAGGNSDSAVDAPGAAKSPTTATLEAGAGIMQNKPPLQALDTYLDGFHFYNGRMSGQMEAHHYCTALNEEVFQCAIFDANSANAKLMGVEYIISKRLFEGLPASEKQLWHSHVHEVKSGQLVAPGIPEVAETRLMKNLVSTYGKTWHTWHTEQGNALPYGVPQLMMGFTADGQIDPQLVRERDRRMGIDSEAKKRARAGINAPTIDPGADAWQKGQVWQIKDPTGHAH from the coding sequence ATGTCAGGCAAGATCGTTCATGGAACCTGGGCCATGCTGTGCGCGGCGACGGTGGGACTGGCGGGCTGCGCGGGTGGCAATAGCGATTCAGCGGTGGACGCCCCGGGCGCCGCGAAGAGTCCGACCACCGCGACGCTGGAAGCGGGGGCGGGGATCATGCAGAACAAGCCTCCGTTGCAGGCGTTGGATACCTATCTGGATGGCTTTCATTTTTACAACGGGCGAATGTCCGGGCAAATGGAAGCGCATCACTACTGCACGGCGTTGAACGAAGAGGTGTTCCAGTGTGCGATCTTCGATGCCAACAGCGCCAATGCCAAGCTGATGGGCGTGGAATACATCATCAGCAAGCGGCTGTTCGAAGGCTTGCCGGCCAGCGAGAAGCAGCTGTGGCACAGCCATGTGCACGAGGTGAAGTCGGGGCAGTTGGTTGCGCCGGGCATACCCGAAGTGGCAGAGACCCGCTTGATGAAAAACCTCGTCAGCACCTACGGCAAGACCTGGCACACCTGGCACACCGAACAAGGCAATGCGCTGCCTTACGGCGTTCCGCAGTTGATGATGGGCTTCACCGCCGATGGCCAGATCGACCCGCAGCTGGTCCGTGAGCGCGACCGCCGGATGGGCATCGACAGCGAAGCGAAAAAACGCGCCCGCGCTGGTATCAACGCGCCGACGATCGATCCGGGCGCGGATGCCTGGCAGAAGGGGCAGGTGTGGCAGATCAAGGATCCGACGGGGCATGCCCACTGA
- a CDS encoding methyl-accepting chemotaxis protein, with the protein MPIWAKQVESSRQQTETAIVSLTSRFIGISSRLEETVQASELAAGELTGNSNGGAVQVLAQSEGELVKVIDSLKTTQASRDETLAQVRNLTAYTGELRTMAADVAAIAAQTNLLALNAAIEAARAGEAGRGFAVVADAVRALSSKSSETGQQMSAKVDVINTAITQLVQAASSGADQDSQSVVVSEGSIQRVLERFKSVTGRLADSADMLQRESFGIRDELTEVLVNLQFQDRVSQILSHVRDNIEDLHVHIQQASQSPEQAVSIDARQWLARMETTYATDEQRRNHHGGSAAQQASQEITFF; encoded by the coding sequence ATGCCGATCTGGGCCAAGCAAGTTGAAAGTTCGCGCCAGCAAACCGAAACCGCGATCGTCTCGCTGACCAGCCGCTTCATTGGCATTTCTTCGCGTCTGGAAGAGACCGTGCAAGCCTCTGAATTGGCCGCCGGCGAGTTGACCGGCAACAGCAACGGTGGCGCCGTACAAGTCCTGGCGCAGAGCGAAGGCGAATTGGTCAAGGTTATCGACTCGTTGAAAACGACCCAGGCCAGCCGCGATGAAACCCTGGCCCAAGTGCGCAACCTGACCGCTTACACCGGCGAGCTGCGGACCATGGCCGCCGATGTCGCGGCGATTGCCGCCCAGACCAACCTGCTGGCCCTCAACGCCGCCATCGAAGCGGCCCGGGCAGGCGAAGCCGGACGCGGTTTTGCCGTGGTGGCCGACGCTGTGCGCGCCCTGTCGAGCAAATCCAGCGAGACTGGCCAACAGATGTCGGCCAAGGTCGACGTGATCAATACCGCCATCACCCAACTGGTACAGGCCGCCTCCAGCGGAGCCGATCAGGACAGTCAGTCCGTGGTTGTGTCCGAAGGCAGCATCCAGCGCGTGCTCGAGCGTTTCAAAAGCGTCACCGGGCGCCTCGCCGACTCGGCCGACATGCTGCAGCGCGAAAGCTTCGGCATTCGGGACGAGCTCACCGAAGTGCTGGTCAACCTGCAATTCCAGGATCGGGTCAGCCAGATCCTCAGCCACGTGCGCGACAACATCGAGGACCTGCATGTGCATATTCAGCAGGCCAGCCAGTCGCCCGAACAGGCTGTCTCCATCGACGCCCGGCAATGGCTGGCGCGCATGGAAACCACTTACGCCACTGACGAGCAACGCCGTAATCACCACGGCGGCTCGGCTGCGCAACAAGCTTCACAGGAAATCACCTTCTTCTAG
- a CDS encoding DUF3087 domain-containing protein, which translates to MFEIKPWDAAAYRQQTRRSTLIIAVVFLALAMLLSTLAVMLFGTPGGDNFRFNVGGVFAAVLVMAGLMRVYFWSQPWMAAAVYGWQLKRSLMSITNVMHQVKAGVQAQDPAAMKLLRFYHLGLTQMHQLDANSSEQASLNREADEHQQKMQALGLDPEQLRLDPSWIDTVKQAYSARE; encoded by the coding sequence ATGTTCGAGATCAAACCGTGGGACGCGGCGGCCTACCGGCAGCAGACGCGGCGCAGCACCCTCATCATTGCGGTGGTGTTCCTGGCGCTGGCGATGCTGCTGTCCACCCTGGCCGTGATGCTGTTCGGAACCCCTGGGGGTGATAATTTTCGTTTCAACGTGGGCGGGGTATTCGCTGCGGTGCTGGTGATGGCAGGACTGATGCGCGTGTATTTCTGGTCCCAGCCTTGGATGGCGGCGGCGGTCTACGGCTGGCAACTCAAGCGCAGCCTGATGAGCATCACCAATGTGATGCACCAGGTGAAAGCCGGCGTGCAGGCGCAAGACCCGGCGGCGATGAAGCTGTTGCGGTTCTATCATTTGGGCCTGACCCAGATGCACCAGCTGGACGCCAATTCCAGTGAGCAGGCCTCCCTGAATCGCGAAGCCGACGAGCATCAGCAAAAGATGCAGGCGCTGGGCCTGGACCCGGAGCAATTGCGCCTGGATCCCTCTTGGATCGATACGGTGAAACAGGCCTACAGCGCTCGCGAATAA
- a CDS encoding HAD family hydrolase, translating to MSVELPSASYRAFLFDMDGTLLNSIAATERIWTRWALRNGLDVAKFLPTIHGVRAVDTVARQRLPGVDAQAEAEQLTREEIEDVDGVVEVPGAPAFLKRLPPTQWAIVTSAPMALALRRMEAAGIARPDVMVTAEDVSAGKPNPSCYLLAAQRLQVTAQQCLVFEDAEAGIKAGEAAGADVMVVTATHTHPVVTLHSQLADYQGIGVEVDEDGSMRLSTLR from the coding sequence ATGTCTGTAGAACTTCCATCCGCCAGCTACCGCGCCTTCCTCTTCGACATGGACGGCACGCTGCTCAATTCCATCGCCGCCACCGAGCGGATCTGGACGCGCTGGGCCCTGCGCAATGGCTTGGACGTGGCGAAATTCCTGCCGACGATCCATGGCGTGCGCGCCGTCGATACCGTGGCCCGCCAGCGTCTGCCAGGCGTGGACGCCCAGGCCGAGGCCGAGCAGCTCACCCGGGAAGAAATCGAGGACGTGGATGGGGTGGTCGAAGTGCCCGGTGCACCGGCCTTCCTCAAGCGCCTGCCGCCGACGCAATGGGCAATCGTCACTTCGGCGCCCATGGCATTGGCCTTGCGCCGCATGGAAGCGGCCGGGATTGCACGGCCCGACGTGATGGTGACCGCTGAAGACGTGAGCGCCGGCAAGCCGAACCCCAGCTGTTATTTATTGGCGGCGCAGCGCTTGCAGGTGACCGCGCAGCAATGCCTGGTGTTTGAAGATGCCGAAGCCGGCATCAAGGCCGGCGAGGCGGCGGGGGCGGACGTGATGGTGGTCACCGCCACGCATACGCACCCGGTGGTGACGCTACATTCCCAGCTCGCGGACTACCAGGGCATTGGCGTCGAAGTTGATGAGGACGGATCGATGCGTCTTTCAACACTCCGCTAA
- a CDS encoding ATP-dependent Clp protease proteolytic subunit, which yields MSEHIVHFHCQIDQGTTERFRDNCLEAIEKGADSLMLNLSTVGGSTNFGFTLYTFIKSLPVPVRAVNAGNIESMGIVMYLAASDRTTAPHSRFLIHPMNWYFGQKSVDHSRLREYLSSLDNDVARYVEIYVKETAGAATQLDIFKCLCAEERVIPAENSLAFGIAHRVEQVVFPAEAKHWKVSGGED from the coding sequence ATGTCCGAACACATTGTCCATTTCCATTGCCAGATCGACCAGGGAACCACCGAACGCTTCCGGGACAACTGCCTGGAAGCCATCGAAAAAGGCGCCGACTCGCTGATGCTCAACCTGTCTACGGTCGGCGGCAGCACCAATTTCGGCTTCACCCTCTACACCTTCATCAAGTCCCTCCCCGTGCCCGTACGAGCGGTGAATGCCGGCAACATCGAGTCGATGGGCATCGTCATGTACCTCGCCGCCAGCGACCGCACCACCGCCCCGCACTCACGCTTTCTGATCCACCCGATGAATTGGTATTTCGGCCAGAAATCGGTGGACCATTCGCGCCTGCGCGAATACTTGTCCAGCCTGGACAACGACGTGGCGCGGTATGTGGAAATCTATGTGAAGGAAACCGCCGGCGCCGCCACGCAACTGGATATTTTCAAATGTCTCTGCGCGGAGGAGCGCGTGATCCCGGCCGAAAACTCCTTGGCCTTCGGCATTGCCCACCGCGTGGAACAAGTGGTGTTTCCAGCCGAGGCCAAGCATTGGAAAGTCAGCGGCGGCGAGGATTGA
- the ppnN gene encoding nucleotide 5'-monophosphate nucleosidase PpnN has protein sequence MTQRHVINASVSPKGSLETLSQREVQQLSEAGSGSIYDLFRQCALAILNTGAHVDNAKTILEAYKDFEIRIHQQDRGVRLELLNAPADAFVDGEMIASTREMLFSALRDIVYTENELDSQRIDLSTSQGISDYVFHLLRNARTLRPGVEPKIVVCWGGHSINTEEYKYTKKVGHELGLRSLDICTGCGPGVMKGPMKGATIAHAKQRIQGGRYLGLTEPGIIAAEAPNPIVNELVILPDIEKRLEAFVRVGHGIIIFPGGAGTAEEFLYLLGILMHPANQDLPFPVVLTGPKSAAPYLDQLHAFVGATLGEAAQKHYQIIIDDPAEVARQMTQGLKEVKQFRRERNDAFHFNWLLKIDEGFQRPFDPTHANMASLGLSRDLAPHELAANLRRAFSGIVAGNVKDKGIRLIEEHGPYEIHGDPAIMEPLDRLLQAFVAQHRMKLPGGAEYVPCYRVVS, from the coding sequence ATGACTCAAAGACATGTAATCAACGCCTCGGTAAGCCCCAAGGGCAGCCTGGAGACTTTGTCCCAGCGCGAAGTCCAGCAACTGAGTGAAGCCGGTTCCGGCAGCATCTATGATCTTTTCCGCCAGTGCGCCCTGGCTATTCTCAACACCGGCGCCCATGTCGATAACGCCAAGACCATCCTGGAAGCCTACAAGGACTTCGAGATCCGGATTCACCAGCAGGACCGGGGCGTGCGCCTGGAGCTGCTGAACGCGCCGGCCGACGCGTTCGTCGACGGCGAGATGATCGCCAGCACCCGCGAAATGCTCTTCAGCGCCCTGCGCGACATCGTCTACACCGAGAACGAACTGGACAGCCAGCGCATCGACCTGAGTACGTCCCAGGGCATCAGCGACTACGTCTTCCACCTGCTGCGCAATGCCCGCACCCTGCGCCCGGGCGTCGAGCCGAAAATCGTCGTGTGCTGGGGCGGCCACTCGATCAATACCGAAGAATACAAATACACCAAGAAAGTCGGCCACGAACTGGGCCTGCGCAGCCTGGACATCTGCACCGGTTGCGGGCCGGGCGTGATGAAAGGCCCGATGAAAGGCGCCACCATCGCCCACGCCAAGCAGCGGATCCAGGGCGGCCGCTATCTGGGCCTGACGGAGCCGGGCATCATTGCCGCCGAAGCGCCAAACCCGATCGTCAACGAGCTGGTGATCCTGCCGGACATCGAGAAGCGCCTCGAAGCCTTCGTGCGCGTCGGCCACGGCATCATCATCTTCCCGGGCGGCGCCGGCACCGCCGAAGAGTTCCTGTACTTGCTGGGCATCCTCATGCACCCGGCCAACCAGGACCTGCCCTTCCCGGTCGTGCTCACCGGACCGAAAAGCGCAGCGCCGTACCTGGACCAACTGCACGCGTTCGTCGGTGCAACCTTGGGCGAGGCCGCGCAGAAGCACTACCAGATCATCATCGACGACCCGGCCGAAGTGGCGCGGCAGATGACCCAGGGCCTCAAGGAAGTGAAGCAGTTCCGCCGCGAGCGCAACGACGCCTTCCACTTCAACTGGCTGCTGAAGATCGACGAAGGCTTCCAGCGCCCGTTCGACCCGACTCACGCCAACATGGCCAGCCTGGGCCTGAGCCGCGACCTTGCGCCCCACGAACTGGCCGCCAACCTGCGCCGGGCGTTTTCCGGAATCGTCGCCGGCAACGTGAAAGACAAGGGTATCCGCCTGATCGAAGAGCATGGGCCGTACGAGATCCACGGCGACCCGGCGATCATGGAACCCCTCGATCGCCTGCTCCAGGCGTTCGTCGCCCAGCACCGGATGAAATTGCCGGGGGGCGCGGAATATGTACCCTGCTATCGCGTGGTGAGCTGA
- a CDS encoding general stress protein yields MANSGNKNPGNFANDREKASEAGKKGGHASGGNFANDREKASEAGKKGGERSHGGGRKS; encoded by the coding sequence ATGGCTAATAGCGGAAACAAAAACCCAGGTAACTTCGCAAACGACCGCGAGAAAGCATCCGAAGCCGGCAAGAAAGGCGGACATGCTTCTGGTGGCAACTTTGCCAACGACCGGGAAAAAGCCTCTGAAGCCGGCAAAAAAGGTGGCGAACGCAGCCATGGCGGTGGCAGGAAATCGTAA
- a CDS encoding chemotaxis protein CheA: MSINLDQAQQTFIVEAREQLQAMEESLLQLENDPGDDDAIGAIFRAAHTIKGSAGLFGLEPIVSFTHIVEDVLDRLREGSVTVDPGLIAVLLKSGDHMLELIDVVANQGSTLQPPALAREIELCQMLQEYQAPTIATESTPTQQTETTEPGEASLWHISLRFGPEVFRNGMDPLSFLRYLQTLGEILDITTLTDAMPATEAWDAESCYLGFEIEFRSAAGHAAINEVFDFVREDCLIEIVAAQDIEPEANTGLVASAQAQVDESTAMVTTGELMPDQRSSPRVPAQVSPDKQAVTSDSKGKDGTYVRVNADKLDELINLVGELVIASAGASLLARTCQNDPLQEATSSVSGLVEEILDGALRLRMIPIGETFNRFRRVVRDVSQELGKDIDLIISGAETELDKTVVEKIGDPLMHLLRNAMDHGIETAEARRSAGKPAKGHLHLNAYHDSGSIVLEIADDGAGLNRDRILEKAQERGLIAPGASLSDQEIYNLIFEPGFSTAQAVTNLSGRGVGMDVVKRNITLLRGTVDLDSQPGKGTVVRIRLPLTLAIINGFLVGIGQSTYVIPLDMVQECIELSEDDGLASREQGYLDLRGEVLPLVYLRDHFHHEGPASRRQNVVVVRYADLKAGLVVDDLLGEFQTVIKPLGKLFGALRGISGSTILGSGAVALILDVPALLTQIAQTEIRYTPTQLQQANAR; encoded by the coding sequence GTGAGCATCAATCTCGATCAGGCACAACAAACCTTCATCGTCGAGGCCCGGGAACAATTGCAGGCGATGGAAGAGTCGCTGCTGCAACTGGAGAACGACCCCGGCGACGATGACGCCATCGGCGCGATCTTCCGGGCGGCCCATACGATCAAGGGTTCGGCAGGGCTGTTCGGCCTGGAGCCGATCGTCAGCTTCACCCACATCGTCGAAGACGTACTCGATCGCCTGCGCGAAGGCAGCGTCACCGTGGACCCGGGCCTGATCGCGGTGCTGCTCAAATCTGGCGATCATATGCTCGAGCTGATCGACGTGGTTGCCAACCAGGGCTCGACGTTGCAGCCCCCTGCCCTGGCCCGGGAAATCGAATTGTGCCAGATGCTGCAGGAATACCAGGCGCCCACGATCGCAACCGAATCGACGCCGACGCAGCAAACCGAAACGACCGAGCCCGGCGAAGCGAGCCTCTGGCACATCTCCCTGCGCTTCGGCCCGGAGGTGTTTCGCAATGGCATGGACCCGCTGTCGTTCCTGCGCTATCTGCAAACCCTCGGTGAGATCCTCGATATCACTACGCTGACTGACGCGATGCCAGCGACCGAAGCCTGGGATGCCGAATCGTGCTACCTGGGTTTTGAGATCGAGTTTCGCTCGGCGGCCGGTCATGCCGCGATCAACGAAGTCTTCGATTTCGTCCGCGAAGATTGCCTGATCGAGATCGTTGCCGCGCAAGACATCGAGCCCGAAGCCAACACGGGCCTGGTTGCCAGCGCCCAGGCGCAGGTCGACGAAAGCACCGCGATGGTGACCACGGGCGAGCTGATGCCGGACCAACGCAGCAGCCCACGCGTGCCAGCCCAGGTCTCGCCTGACAAACAAGCCGTCACCAGTGACAGCAAAGGCAAAGATGGGACTTATGTAAGAGTCAACGCAGACAAACTCGACGAACTGATCAACCTGGTCGGCGAGCTGGTCATTGCCAGCGCTGGCGCCAGCCTGCTGGCCCGCACCTGCCAGAACGATCCGTTGCAGGAAGCCACCTCGTCGGTCTCCGGGCTGGTGGAAGAAATCCTCGACGGCGCCCTGCGCCTGCGCATGATCCCCATTGGCGAGACCTTCAACCGCTTCCGTCGGGTGGTGCGCGATGTCAGTCAGGAGCTGGGCAAGGACATCGACCTGATCATCAGCGGCGCGGAAACCGAGCTCGACAAGACCGTGGTGGAAAAGATCGGCGACCCGCTCATGCACTTGCTGCGCAACGCGATGGACCACGGCATCGAAACTGCCGAGGCGCGGCGGTCGGCCGGCAAACCGGCCAAGGGGCATCTGCACCTCAACGCCTATCACGACTCGGGCAGCATCGTGCTGGAAATCGCCGACGACGGCGCCGGCCTGAACCGCGACCGCATCCTGGAAAAAGCCCAGGAGCGCGGACTGATTGCGCCGGGCGCGAGCCTGTCCGACCAGGAAATCTACAACCTGATTTTCGAGCCCGGCTTCTCCACCGCCCAGGCCGTGACCAACCTGTCCGGACGTGGCGTGGGCATGGACGTGGTCAAGCGCAACATCACCCTGCTGCGCGGCACGGTCGACTTGGACAGCCAGCCCGGCAAGGGCACCGTGGTGCGCATCCGCCTGCCGCTGACCCTGGCGATCATCAATGGTTTTCTGGTCGGCATCGGCCAGTCCACCTATGTGATTCCGCTGGACATGGTCCAGGAATGCATCGAGCTGAGCGAAGACGATGGCCTGGCCAGTCGCGAGCAAGGCTACCTCGACCTGCGCGGCGAAGTGCTGCCGCTGGTGTACTTGCGCGATCATTTCCACCACGAAGGCCCGGCTTCACGTCGGCAGAACGTGGTGGTGGTGCGCTACGCCGATCTCAAGGCCGGGCTGGTGGTGGATGACCTGCTGGGGGAATTCCAGACCGTGATCAAGCCCTTGGGCAAGCTGTTCGGCGCCCTGCGCGGCATCAGCGGCTCGACCATCCTGGGCAGCGGCGCCGTGGCGTTGATTCTCGACGTACCCGCCCTGCTCACCCAGATCGCCCAAACCGAAATTCGCTACACCCCAACTCAATTACAACAAGCCAACGCTCGCTGA